A genomic window from Bacillota bacterium includes:
- a CDS encoding zinc ribbon domain-containing protein, which produces MGNYCPKCGSQVTENQDFCLNCGKALSHDSNDSSSGYSVNEGSTIGFGVLGFFIPLAGIILFIIWKDKRPKASKSAGIGAVIGFVGAIIYGILMWELMSSL; this is translated from the coding sequence ATGGGAAATTATTGTCCAAAATGTGGTTCACAAGTCACTGAGAATCAAGATTTTTGTTTAAACTGTGGTAAAGCGTTGTCTCATGATTCAAATGATTCCTCTTCAGGTTACAGTGTAAATGAAGGTAGTACCATTGGATTTGGAGTACTAGGTTTTTTCATTCCATTAGCTGGAATTATACTGTTTATCATTTGGAAGGACAAACGTCCTAAAGCATCAAAAAGCGCTGGTATTGGTGCTGTTATTGGTTTTGTTGGAGCGATTATTTATGGAATATTGATGTGGGAATTGATGTCTTCCTTATAA
- a CDS encoding radical SAM protein, which translates to MKEIKAKTILQKVRANPFMWFAQDYNMNLYKGCVHGCIYCDSRSDCYKIEEFDEIKIKENALFILENELAKKKRKGIVGMGAMSDPYNPLEQSLELTRKALSLFKKYEFGVSIATKSNLIERDIDLLTEINKNQSVIVQITITTASDELSKIIEPHVCFSSKRFETLEKLAYANIFAGILMMPILPFINDTEENVRQLVLLAHLHQAKFIYPMFGVTLRQNQREYFYERLDELFPEKKKMYQTQFHDQYVCLSPSANHLKKVFKEECKKYNILYKMKDINEAFIKKPKIEQLTLDI; encoded by the coding sequence ATGAAAGAAATAAAAGCGAAAACAATCCTTCAAAAAGTCCGGGCAAATCCTTTCATGTGGTTTGCACAAGATTATAACATGAATCTGTATAAAGGATGTGTCCATGGATGCATCTATTGTGATAGCCGAAGTGATTGCTACAAAATCGAAGAATTTGATGAAATTAAAATAAAAGAAAATGCTCTTTTCATATTAGAAAACGAACTTGCAAAAAAGAAGCGTAAAGGAATTGTTGGAATGGGAGCTATGTCAGATCCCTATAATCCACTCGAGCAATCACTTGAATTAACAAGAAAAGCACTTTCGTTATTTAAAAAATACGAATTTGGAGTATCAATTGCGACAAAAAGCAATTTAATTGAACGAGATATTGATCTTCTGACTGAAATAAATAAAAACCAATCTGTCATTGTCCAAATTACCATTACGACCGCCTCTGATGAATTAAGCAAAATAATTGAGCCTCACGTCTGTTTTTCTTCGAAACGATTTGAAACACTTGAAAAACTTGCTTATGCAAATATTTTTGCTGGAATTCTTATGATGCCAATTCTTCCTTTCATTAATGATACAGAAGAAAACGTGAGACAACTTGTCCTTTTAGCACATCTTCATCAAGCGAAATTTATTTACCCCATGTTTGGAGTAACATTAAGACAAAATCAACGAGAGTACTTTTATGAGCGGTTAGATGAATTGTTTCCTGAAAAGAAAAAGATGTATCAAACGCAATTTCATGACCAGTATGTCTGTTTATCTCCAAGTGCCAACCATTTAAAAAAAGTATTCAAAGAAGAATGCAAAAAGTATAATATATTATACAAAATGAAAGACATAAATGAAGCTTTTATTAAAAAACCTAAAATAGAACAATTAACACTAGATATATAA
- the dnaJ gene encoding molecular chaperone DnaJ, with translation MEKRDYYEVLGVQKGATDDSIKKAYRNLAKKYHPDVSTEKNTEAKFKEVQEAYEVLSDETKRAQYDQFGHQATNPNFGNGGFSGGGFDFGDIFSAFFGGGGRPQQGSRTRQQKGADIQRRMTITFEESIFGKKEKIKVPVYDECHTCHGTGAASAKDVHVCSRCRGTGTVIMESQTLFGRTQTRTTCPVCKGTGKEITNKCPTCNGEGVEKINKEVEIKVPEGIETGQQIRLEGFGNKGANGGDNGDLYIVFEVKASDTFVREGDDIIINIPITFSQAALGGEIEVPTVYGKVLLKIPSGTQSDSKFRLRGKGAPNVRTKMKGDEHVIISVMTPSKLSTEQRKLFEQLSRFEEDPSSKSKWGKFKSNFSKK, from the coding sequence ATGGAGAAACGCGATTACTACGAAGTCTTAGGGGTTCAAAAAGGAGCAACTGACGACTCAATTAAAAAAGCTTACCGAAATTTAGCAAAGAAATATCATCCAGATGTATCAACAGAAAAGAATACGGAAGCCAAATTTAAAGAAGTCCAAGAAGCTTATGAAGTTTTAAGCGATGAAACCAAAAGAGCACAATACGATCAATTTGGTCATCAAGCGACAAACCCCAATTTTGGTAATGGAGGTTTCTCTGGTGGTGGATTTGATTTTGGCGATATTTTCTCTGCCTTTTTTGGTGGAGGAGGTCGTCCTCAACAAGGTTCAAGAACAAGACAACAAAAAGGTGCAGACATTCAAAGACGAATGACGATTACTTTTGAAGAATCTATTTTTGGTAAAAAAGAAAAAATCAAAGTGCCAGTATATGATGAATGTCATACTTGTCATGGAACGGGAGCGGCTTCGGCTAAAGATGTACATGTTTGTTCGAGGTGTCGTGGAACAGGAACAGTTATTATGGAATCACAAACCTTGTTTGGGCGTACACAAACGAGAACGACTTGTCCGGTATGTAAAGGAACTGGAAAAGAGATTACCAATAAATGTCCTACTTGTAATGGAGAGGGAGTCGAAAAAATCAACAAAGAAGTTGAAATTAAGGTTCCTGAAGGCATTGAAACTGGTCAACAAATTCGTTTAGAAGGATTTGGTAATAAAGGGGCAAACGGAGGAGATAATGGTGACTTATACATTGTATTCGAAGTGAAAGCATCCGATACCTTTGTTCGCGAAGGCGACGATATTATTATCAATATTCCTATTACTTTTTCTCAAGCAGCACTAGGTGGAGAAATAGAAGTACCAACCGTTTACGGAAAAGTATTATTAAAAATCCCATCTGGCACTCAAAGTGATTCGAAGTTTCGATTACGTGGAAAAGGTGCACCAAACGTTAGAACTAAAATGAAAGGTGACGAGCATGTCATTATTTCAGTTATGACGCCATCTAAATTATCTACAGAGCAAAGGAAATTATTTGAACAATTATCTAGGTTCGAAGAAGATCCATCTTCAAAATCAAAATGGGGAAAGTTTAAATCTAATTTTTCTAAAAAATAA
- a CDS encoding zinc ribbon domain-containing protein, which translates to MAKFCSNCGSPVNEDQDVCLKCGKSLNTVSKKTYVEEDSTAIYGVLGFFVPLVGLILFLLWQDERPKAAKSAGKGALISVIIGCAVGLIYLIIFLIIILTVPSDFISSFSHLSMYLLH; encoded by the coding sequence ATGGCTAAATTTTGTTCAAATTGTGGATCTCCAGTAAATGAAGATCAAGATGTTTGTTTAAAATGCGGGAAATCATTAAACACTGTTTCAAAAAAAACTTATGTGGAAGAAGATTCCACTGCCATTTACGGCGTATTAGGTTTTTTTGTCCCACTGGTTGGGCTTATTTTGTTTCTTCTTTGGCAAGACGAGAGACCAAAAGCCGCAAAATCAGCTGGAAAAGGTGCTTTAATTAGCGTCATAATTGGATGTGCAGTTGGGCTTATTTATCTAATTATTTTCTTAATTATTATTTTGACTGTTCCAAGCGATTTTATAAGTAGTTTTTCACACTTATCAATGTATTTGTTGCATTAA
- a CDS encoding PadR family transcriptional regulator, whose protein sequence is MTNSGEYIRGFTDYIILSILSKFNSYGYEISKIIESVSDQHFQLTEATLYFALKRLLEDDKISSYKEKNKKGMSRRYYQITPDGIATLKSFRKDWILIENTLSSLVGGRFEYSREDK, encoded by the coding sequence ATGACGAATAGCGGTGAATACATAAGAGGATTTACCGATTATATTATTTTGTCCATTCTATCAAAATTCAATAGTTATGGGTATGAAATTTCTAAAATTATAGAAAGCGTAAGCGACCAACATTTTCAATTAACGGAAGCTACGCTTTATTTTGCATTAAAAAGACTTTTAGAAGATGACAAAATTTCTTCTTATAAAGAAAAAAACAAAAAAGGCATGAGCCGTCGTTATTATCAAATTACTCCCGATGGTATTGCTACACTGAAATCGTTTCGAAAAGACTGGATATTGATTGAAAATACTTTATCAAGTCTCGTTGGTGGTCGGTTTGAATATTCACGAGAAGACAAATAA
- a CDS encoding MBL fold metallo-hydrolase, giving the protein MKIQVFNQNIAFENTYVLVKKNKAIVIDPGFNGAQILEYLSTSNFELQMVLLTHGHFDHLRDIKLLQKHSKFVIYIHELDKQNLFDESFNYAKSFHSSFTLKPEQEVKYLQDNSKILFEDQEITLLHTPGHTIGSSCYLIDKFLFSGDTLFTDSIGRTDLKTGNQKMMNDSILKLKEKISNQTLIYPGHGQSGKMSEIKKTNFYLSR; this is encoded by the coding sequence ATGAAAATTCAAGTATTTAATCAAAACATCGCATTCGAAAACACATACGTTCTTGTGAAAAAAAACAAGGCAATTGTAATTGATCCAGGTTTTAACGGTGCACAAATCCTTGAGTATTTATCAACGTCTAATTTTGAACTACAAATGGTATTATTAACTCATGGACATTTCGATCATTTAAGAGACATTAAATTATTGCAAAAGCATTCGAAGTTTGTTATCTATATTCATGAACTCGATAAACAAAATTTATTTGATGAATCCTTTAATTATGCGAAATCGTTTCATTCTAGCTTTACATTAAAGCCAGAACAAGAAGTGAAGTATTTACAAGACAATTCCAAGATCTTGTTTGAAGATCAAGAAATTACGCTTCTTCACACACCAGGGCATACAATTGGATCTTCTTGTTATTTAATCGATAAATTTCTTTTTTCTGGAGATACACTATTTACCGATAGCATTGGAAGAACCGATTTAAAAACAGGAAATCAAAAAATGATGAATGATTCTATTCTAAAATTAAAAGAAAAGATATCAAATCAGACCTTAATTTATCCAGGTCATGGACAATCAGGAAAAATGTCAGAAATAAAAAAAACAAATTTCTATTTATCACGGTAA
- a CDS encoding zinc ribbon domain-containing protein, with amino-acid sequence MGKFCSNCGSPVDENQDVCLNCGKSLNYSSKQKNVMVEKGNTTIFGVLGFFIPLAGLILFVLWKDERPKAGKAAITGAVIGFILAVCFGVLLAMAAATAGM; translated from the coding sequence ATGGGGAAATTTTGTTCAAATTGTGGTTCACCAGTGGATGAAAATCAAGACGTTTGTTTGAATTGTGGGAAATCATTGAATTATTCTTCTAAACAAAAAAACGTAATGGTTGAAAAAGGTAATACTACTATATTTGGTGTTTTAGGATTTTTCATTCCATTGGCAGGTCTTATTTTATTTGTTCTTTGGAAAGATGAAAGACCAAAAGCAGGAAAAGCAGCCATAACCGGTGCTGTTATTGGATTTATTCTTGCTGTTTGTTTTGGAGTTTTACTTGCGATGGCGGCCGCTACTGCAGGAATGTAA
- a CDS encoding DUF4234 domain-containing protein, with protein sequence MTKRNLGTMVLLYFITFGIYPLYWYIKFQMELKQQTNEGFGGLGHFLATVFTFGIYEIYWQYAAGKRLAKLGLEDKSTVYLIVGIFLPFLLNPFLMQDQVNSLT encoded by the coding sequence ATGACAAAAAGAAACCTTGGTACGATGGTACTTCTTTACTTTATTACTTTTGGAATTTATCCGCTTTATTGGTATATTAAATTTCAAATGGAATTAAAACAACAAACCAATGAAGGGTTTGGCGGTTTAGGGCATTTTCTTGCTACAGTTTTCACTTTCGGGATTTATGAAATTTACTGGCAATACGCTGCAGGAAAACGTTTAGCAAAATTAGGGCTTGAAGACAAATCTACTGTGTACTTGATTGTTGGGATATTTCTACCTTTTCTATTAAATCCATTTTTAATGCAAGACCAAGTTAATTCTTTAACTTAA
- the dnaK gene encoding molecular chaperone DnaK, whose amino-acid sequence MMKIIGIDLGTTNSCVAVMEGKEAKVIPNLDGNRTTPSVVAFKDNEIQVGEVAKRQVITNPNTVYSIKRKMGLSQKVNVNNKNYTPQEISAMILRNLKESAEAYLGEKVTEAVITVPAYFNDAQRQATKDAGKIAGLEVKRIINEPTAAALAYGIDKTDKEQTVLVYDLGGGTFDVSILELSDGTFEVISTSGDNHLGGDDFDQRIVEWLVEEFKKETGVDLNKDKMALQRLRDSSEKAKKELSSITSSQISLPFISMTSSGPVHLEKALTRAKFNELTHDLVQRTVEPVRRALSDAKMTAKDIDQVLLVGGSTRTPAVQDAVKSILGKDPNRSINPDEVVAMGAAIQAGVLQGDVKDILLLDVTPLSLGIETLGGVFTKLIERNTTIPTSKSQVFSTAADNQPTVDIHVLQGERSMAKDNKTLGHFQLGDIPPAPRGIPQIEVKFDIDANGIVNVHAKNVATGKANSITIQSGTSLSDAEIDRLVREAEENAEVDKQKREEADLRNEADQMIFMTQKAIKDLGDKVTDSEKKDAEAKIKDVEKALKGDDLDRIKTAKDALEKTAQALSERVYKESNQQQDQGGAANGEAKSDSDSEQDEEVFDADYKEV is encoded by the coding sequence ATTATGAAAATAATAGGTATTGATTTAGGAACCACAAATTCATGCGTTGCCGTAATGGAAGGCAAAGAAGCAAAAGTAATTCCAAATTTAGATGGAAATAGAACAACTCCATCGGTCGTTGCATTCAAAGACAACGAAATTCAAGTAGGAGAAGTTGCAAAAAGACAAGTTATCACAAACCCAAACACCGTATATTCCATTAAACGTAAAATGGGATTGTCTCAAAAAGTAAATGTAAATAACAAAAATTATACTCCCCAAGAAATCAGTGCAATGATTTTAAGAAACTTAAAAGAATCTGCAGAAGCGTATCTTGGAGAAAAAGTAACTGAAGCAGTCATCACCGTTCCAGCTTACTTTAATGACGCTCAACGTCAAGCAACCAAAGATGCAGGTAAAATTGCAGGGCTTGAAGTTAAAAGAATTATAAACGAACCAACTGCTGCAGCTTTAGCCTATGGAATTGATAAAACAGATAAGGAACAAACCGTCTTAGTTTATGATCTTGGTGGTGGAACGTTTGATGTATCAATCCTTGAGCTAAGTGATGGAACATTTGAAGTAATTTCAACCAGTGGAGATAATCACTTAGGTGGAGATGACTTTGATCAAAGAATCGTAGAATGGTTAGTTGAAGAATTCAAGAAAGAAACAGGCGTTGACTTAAACAAAGATAAAATGGCATTACAAAGACTTCGTGATTCCTCTGAAAAAGCAAAAAAGGAATTAAGTTCCATTACATCAAGTCAAATTTCTTTGCCATTCATTTCAATGACATCTTCTGGACCTGTCCATTTAGAAAAAGCATTAACAAGAGCTAAATTTAACGAATTAACTCATGATTTAGTTCAAAGAACCGTAGAACCAGTAAGAAGAGCATTGTCAGATGCAAAAATGACCGCTAAAGACATAGATCAAGTTTTGCTTGTTGGAGGTTCCACAAGAACTCCAGCTGTTCAAGATGCCGTTAAAAGCATTTTAGGAAAAGATCCAAACCGTTCCATTAACCCAGATGAAGTTGTCGCAATGGGCGCAGCCATTCAAGCCGGAGTTTTACAAGGAGACGTCAAAGACATTTTATTACTTGATGTAACCCCACTTTCTTTAGGTATTGAAACATTAGGTGGCGTTTTCACCAAATTAATCGAGAGAAATACAACCATTCCAACATCCAAGTCTCAAGTATTTTCAACCGCTGCAGATAATCAACCAACCGTAGACATTCATGTACTACAAGGTGAAAGATCTATGGCAAAAGACAATAAAACATTAGGACACTTCCAATTAGGAGATATTCCGCCTGCACCACGTGGAATTCCTCAAATTGAAGTGAAATTCGATATCGATGCAAATGGAATTGTAAATGTTCATGCGAAAAACGTCGCAACTGGAAAAGCAAATTCCATTACCATTCAAAGCGGAACCAGTTTATCGGATGCAGAAATTGATCGTTTGGTTCGTGAAGCTGAAGAAAATGCAGAAGTAGATAAACAAAAACGTGAAGAAGCAGACCTTAGAAATGAAGCCGATCAAATGATCTTTATGACGCAAAAAGCAATAAAAGATTTAGGCGATAAAGTGACCGATTCTGAGAAAAAAGACGCAGAAGCTAAAATTAAAGACGTTGAAAAAGCTCTAAAAGGTGACGACTTAGATCGTATCAAAACTGCAAAAGACGCTCTTGAAAAAACAGCACAAGCGTTATCGGAACGTGTTTACAAAGAATCCAATCAACAACAAGACCAAGGTGGAGCCGCAAACGGTGAAGCCAAATCAGATTCGGACTCCGAACAAGACGAAGAAGTATTTGACGCAGATTATAAAGAAGTTTAA
- a CDS encoding diguanylate cyclase, with the protein MLDVFASETFFTVSEVIQNAILLFALVFIYGASDFLPDTKNTTKRILIGVLIGGFAVLIMMFPWRISEGLIFDTRSVLLSITGAFFGVLSTIIAGSIAVIYRIFVGGSGVYAGVLTIVTTAGFGLLWRRFRHRLPKMPIFLEYYIFGLFAHIITILCQIALPWETAVVVIPNILPAFLGLFPILTTILAISLTNQSQRLMFSEQAKSQHILLQASIDSPKTMEIFALDLEGKYLVYNDFHKYSMNKYYKVDIEKDKHYLNYISNDTMNYRVKSCIDKALKGESFTRVFEVETNKGKFLEELYTPIRNDSKEIIGVTIFSQDVTKRKEFEQSILYLSYHDPLTGLKNRRYYTEELVRLDQEDFLPISIIMADINGLKIMNDAFGHDSGDLLLKTVANSLFESFKNKGIIARIGGDEFVILLANTNKSEAMNLIEKAKATIEKQVVEGMNISVAFGVETKAGNTPIEEIFKIAEDDMYKHKLFEISSNRNDAIKTILNTLHVKNPREEYHSKRVSEYCQKIGQILGMRKDEINLLKIIGNLHDIGKIAIDEAILNKPGKLTNDEWNEIKRHPEIGYRILSASADYAEFSEDILSHHERWDGTGYPQGLKGKEIPYRARIIAIADAYDAITSSRPYRDSLTHEFAIDEIMKNSGTQFDPMIAKKFVESFQKKKTK; encoded by the coding sequence ATGCTTGACGTATTTGCAAGTGAAACTTTTTTTACAGTATCTGAAGTAATTCAGAACGCCATACTATTATTTGCACTTGTTTTTATCTATGGGGCATCTGATTTTTTACCAGACACGAAAAACACGACAAAAAGAATTCTCATCGGAGTGTTAATCGGTGGATTTGCGGTTTTAATTATGATGTTTCCTTGGAGAATTTCTGAAGGACTTATATTTGATACAAGAAGTGTCTTGTTGAGTATTACAGGAGCGTTTTTTGGTGTATTATCAACCATCATTGCGGGAAGCATTGCTGTAATATACCGAATCTTTGTTGGAGGATCAGGAGTATATGCTGGTGTTTTAACCATTGTTACAACCGCTGGATTTGGATTGCTTTGGAGACGATTCCGTCACCGTTTACCAAAAATGCCTATTTTTTTAGAGTACTATATCTTTGGACTATTTGCTCATATTATTACAATATTATGCCAAATAGCTCTTCCATGGGAAACTGCAGTCGTAGTTATTCCAAATATCTTACCAGCCTTTTTAGGATTATTCCCTATACTTACCACAATTTTAGCTATTTCCCTTACCAATCAAAGCCAACGATTAATGTTTTCAGAACAAGCAAAAAGTCAACATATCTTGCTTCAAGCAAGTATTGATTCTCCAAAAACAATGGAAATCTTCGCTCTTGATTTAGAAGGGAAATACTTAGTGTATAATGACTTTCATAAATATTCAATGAATAAATATTACAAAGTTGATATTGAAAAAGACAAACATTATCTGAATTATATTTCGAATGATACAATGAATTATCGAGTAAAATCCTGTATTGATAAAGCTTTAAAAGGTGAATCATTTACAAGAGTATTTGAAGTTGAAACCAATAAAGGAAAATTTTTAGAAGAATTATATACACCGATTCGAAATGATTCAAAAGAGATTATTGGAGTTACCATTTTTTCCCAAGATGTCACAAAAAGAAAAGAATTTGAACAATCCATTTTGTATTTAAGTTATCATGATCCGTTAACCGGATTAAAAAATAGACGATATTACACAGAAGAATTAGTCCGTTTGGACCAAGAAGATTTTTTACCAATCTCTATCATCATGGCAGATATCAATGGTTTAAAAATAATGAATGATGCCTTTGGGCATGATTCAGGAGATTTATTGTTAAAAACAGTAGCTAATTCTCTCTTCGAATCCTTTAAAAATAAAGGAATTATCGCACGAATTGGTGGAGATGAATTTGTAATACTCCTCGCCAATACTAACAAATCAGAGGCAATGAATTTAATTGAAAAAGCCAAAGCCACTATTGAAAAACAAGTAGTAGAAGGCATGAATATTTCCGTTGCATTTGGTGTTGAAACAAAAGCAGGAAATACACCAATCGAAGAAATCTTTAAAATTGCAGAAGATGACATGTATAAACACAAACTCTTTGAGATATCAAGCAATCGTAATGATGCGATAAAAACTATTTTGAATACACTGCATGTTAAAAATCCAAGAGAAGAGTACCATTCAAAAAGAGTTTCTGAGTATTGTCAAAAAATAGGTCAAATCTTAGGCATGAGAAAAGATGAAATCAATTTACTTAAGATTATTGGAAATCTTCATGACATCGGAAAAATTGCGATTGACGAAGCAATTCTTAATAAACCAGGTAAACTGACAAACGATGAATGGAATGAAATAAAAAGACATCCAGAAATAGGGTATCGAATTTTATCCGCTTCGGCAGATTACGCTGAATTTTCAGAAGATATATTATCTCACCATGAAAGATGGGATGGAACAGGATATCCTCAAGGGCTAAAAGGAAAAGAAATTCCTTACCGTGCCCGAATCATAGCCATCGCAGATGCTTATGATGCAATTACATCTTCTAGACCTTACAGAGATTCATTGACTCATGAATTTGCTATTGATGAAATCATGAAAAACTCCGGAACCCAATTTGATCCTATGATTGCTAAAAAATTTGTTGAGTCCTTTCAAAAAAAGAAAACAAAATAA
- the grpE gene encoding nucleotide exchange factor GrpE, with amino-acid sequence MSEKEKELKDQEELKELSEQDHKTKKEKKKKESLEDKLELIQEELQNVKDKYLRVLAEMDNYKKRTSEDLKRERKYASMSVAEKLIDAIEVFDQALLIETDDPNFKNFLYGFKMIKDMIYSPLVEEGVSVIETKIGDVFNPNTEHAFDSIEDETLPNNTITKIVKKGYMFKDRLLRPAMVIINIISKDEIEELSDSENIDSNNQNVA; translated from the coding sequence ATGAGCGAAAAAGAAAAAGAATTGAAAGATCAAGAAGAGTTAAAAGAATTATCTGAGCAAGATCATAAAACTAAAAAAGAAAAGAAAAAGAAAGAATCTTTAGAAGATAAGCTTGAATTAATTCAAGAAGAACTTCAAAACGTAAAAGATAAATATTTACGTGTCTTAGCTGAAATGGACAATTACAAAAAAAGGACATCCGAAGACTTAAAAAGAGAAAGAAAATATGCTTCGATGAGTGTTGCAGAAAAATTAATCGATGCCATTGAGGTTTTTGATCAAGCATTATTAATTGAAACCGATGATCCTAATTTTAAAAATTTCTTATATGGATTTAAAATGATTAAAGATATGATTTATAGTCCATTGGTCGAAGAAGGCGTTTCAGTCATTGAAACGAAAATTGGAGATGTATTTAATCCAAATACAGAACATGCTTTTGACTCCATTGAAGATGAAACCTTACCAAATAACACCATTACTAAGATTGTAAAAAAAGGCTATATGTTTAAAGACAGATTATTAAGACCAGCAATGGTTATAATAAATATAATTTCAAAAGATGAAATAGAAGAATTATCAGATTCAGAAAATATTGATAGCAACAATCAAAATGTTGCGTAA
- the hrcA gene encoding heat-inducible transcriptional repressor HrcA, with amino-acid sequence MLSERQELVLKLIVDEYVKTAEPIGSRSLSKFMDVSPATIRNEMSDLEDLGYLEKTHTSSGRIPSEKGYRYYIETILKNLDEETDGFFEFETIFENKENERDEIIKEAINLLSQATNCTAISLGPNAFHSKVKKVSLIPLKDTQALILVITNFGYVESKHITISEDTEMEELVKVIELLNELLIDTPISKVSEKLHYEIQHHKIKELLKYRETIVDSFIEAFSKFAQTKYYLTGQSNMLYQPEFNDIQKLREFITTIENNEIFKIIETNGDGVSVKIGTENQVTSMQDCTVVSSTYHTKEGEKGTISVVGPTRMEYRKVIPLMKFIAKHISKLYEEE; translated from the coding sequence ATGCTTTCTGAGCGTCAAGAATTAGTCTTAAAATTAATCGTCGATGAATACGTTAAAACCGCAGAACCAATTGGTTCTAGAAGCTTATCTAAGTTTATGGATGTCTCACCTGCGACCATTCGAAATGAGATGAGTGATCTTGAAGATTTAGGGTATTTAGAAAAAACTCATACTTCAAGTGGTAGAATTCCTTCCGAAAAAGGATATCGATATTACATTGAAACCATCTTAAAAAATTTAGATGAAGAAACGGATGGATTTTTTGAATTCGAAACAATTTTCGAAAACAAAGAAAACGAACGAGATGAAATCATAAAAGAAGCGATTAATCTTTTAAGCCAAGCAACCAATTGTACAGCAATCTCTTTAGGACCAAATGCGTTTCATTCAAAAGTCAAAAAAGTATCATTAATCCCTTTAAAAGATACACAAGCGTTAATTCTTGTGATAACCAACTTTGGTTATGTTGAATCAAAACACATTACTATTTCTGAAGACACTGAAATGGAAGAATTAGTTAAAGTGATCGAACTTTTAAATGAACTTTTAATTGATACACCAATTTCAAAAGTATCTGAAAAATTGCATTATGAAATTCAACATCATAAAATCAAAGAACTTTTAAAATATCGCGAAACCATCGTTGATTCATTTATTGAAGCTTTCTCTAAATTTGCACAAACGAAGTATTACTTAACCGGACAATCCAATATGCTATATCAACCAGAATTTAACGATATTCAAAAATTAAGAGAATTTATCACAACCATTGAAAACAACGAAATCTTTAAAATCATTGAAACAAATGGGGATGGCGTATCGGTAAAAATAGGAACTGAAAACCAAGTGACATCTATGCAAGATTGCACAGTCGTTTCCTCTACTTACCATACAAAAGAAGGCGAAAAAGGCACGATTTCAGTAGTAGGACCTACTAGAATGGAGTACCGAAAGGTAATTCCTTTAATGAAATTTATAGCAAAACACATATCTAAATTATACGAAGAGGAGTAA